From one Paenibacillus terrae HPL-003 genomic stretch:
- a CDS encoding genetic competence negative regulator, with protein MKIERLSQDKIRIFLTFDDLSERGIQKDDMWQEIPRVHELFTEMMDQAYSELGFDATGPLAVEVFALPAQGMVVIVTRGKYDHQQYGSGPDDELPEEVYEMEVTLEHSDSIVYAFSDFEVLIEAAHMLRSNTTDAGKLYHYRGKWILHLEPEEVEEPKLAALIAVLAEFGEGSSVTPAMLEEYGKLVIPEQAIDVICTHFDSRS; from the coding sequence ATGAAAATAGAAAGATTAAGTCAGGACAAGATACGGATTTTCCTTACCTTTGACGATTTGAGCGAACGCGGTATTCAAAAAGACGACATGTGGCAAGAGATTCCAAGAGTTCATGAGCTGTTCACCGAAATGATGGATCAGGCATATAGTGAGCTGGGCTTCGACGCCACAGGGCCTTTAGCTGTCGAAGTATTTGCGCTTCCTGCTCAGGGCATGGTAGTTATCGTCACTCGAGGGAAATACGATCATCAGCAATATGGTTCGGGCCCCGATGATGAGCTTCCGGAGGAAGTATATGAAATGGAAGTTACGCTGGAGCACAGCGATTCCATCGTCTACGCGTTTAGCGATTTCGAAGTACTCATAGAAGCGGCTCACATGCTCCGTAGCAACACCACGGATGCAGGTAAGCTGTATCATTATAGAGGAAAATGGATTCTGCATTTGGAACCGGAAGAAGTGGAAGAGCCCAAGCTTGCGGCCTTGATCGCGGTTCTTGCTGAATTTGGGGAAGGCTCATCCGTAACTCCGGCAATGCTGGAGGAGTATGGCAAGCTGGTCATTCCTGAACAGGCGATTGACGTCATCTGCACTCATTTTGACAGCCGCTCTTAA
- the prsW gene encoding glutamic-type intramembrane protease PrsW produces MLLFSVLAAATAPGLALLMYFYLKDRYESEPLHMVIKVFLLGFLVVLPVMIFQRGLMLWLGDNTLIQVFGISAGVEEFFKWFLLYHFIYNHTEFDEPYDGILYAAAISLGFATVENLLYAWAGHASVSMMLMRSLLPVSGHAMFGVMMGYYMGKAKFSEDWKSKYMLLLSLVLPWFWHGIYDLILTTISHDWIWFIIPLMAFLWYGGMAKISRANNRSPFRLFKREEKVNM; encoded by the coding sequence GTGCTTCTGTTTTCTGTTTTAGCGGCAGCAACTGCGCCGGGTCTCGCCTTATTAATGTATTTTTACTTGAAGGACAGATATGAATCCGAGCCGCTGCACATGGTTATCAAAGTGTTTTTGCTCGGCTTTTTGGTGGTACTGCCTGTCATGATTTTTCAACGTGGGTTAATGCTTTGGCTGGGGGATAACACGTTAATTCAGGTGTTCGGCATTTCGGCCGGAGTGGAAGAGTTTTTTAAATGGTTTTTGCTGTACCACTTTATATATAATCACACCGAGTTCGATGAACCTTATGACGGTATTTTGTATGCTGCCGCAATCTCCCTTGGGTTTGCAACAGTTGAAAATCTGCTGTACGCATGGGCAGGCCACGCTTCTGTTAGTATGATGCTGATGAGATCATTGCTTCCGGTATCCGGTCATGCGATGTTTGGAGTCATGATGGGCTATTACATGGGGAAGGCCAAGTTTTCAGAGGACTGGAAAAGCAAATATATGTTGCTCCTGTCATTGGTACTTCCGTGGTTCTGGCATGGCATATATGACCTAATTCTGACGACAATTTCGCATGACTGGATCTGGTTTATTATTCCTCTGATGGCATTCCTCTGGTATGGAGGGATGGCGAAAATCAGTAGAGCTAACAACCGTTCTCCATTTCGACTGTTCAAACGGGAAGAAAAGGTTAATATGTAA
- a CDS encoding type II CAAX endopeptidase family protein: MKKLKVKWKRAQIHELNDRLLLYNLYLTQGLTLLVGAIWIIFQKRNVLKLFAWPSSLHVLWWGLGLAAAMLLVDLLLSRVMPEDAMDDGGINQMLFQNRPIWHIVCIAAIVSICEELLFRGAIQYSFGPYWTSILFAVIHIRYLRHWIPTGWVFLSSYGLGYIYVQTGSLWAPIICHFVIDLISGLALRFRRYEA, from the coding sequence ATGAAAAAGCTTAAAGTGAAATGGAAAAGAGCGCAAATTCATGAATTGAATGACCGCTTGCTGCTTTACAATTTGTATCTAACCCAGGGACTGACTCTGTTGGTCGGTGCAATCTGGATTATTTTTCAGAAAAGAAATGTGCTGAAGCTGTTTGCGTGGCCGAGCAGTTTGCATGTTTTATGGTGGGGGTTGGGACTGGCTGCGGCTATGCTGCTGGTGGACCTGCTCCTGTCGCGGGTTATGCCCGAGGATGCTATGGATGACGGGGGCATTAATCAGATGCTGTTTCAAAACCGACCCATCTGGCATATTGTATGCATAGCAGCCATTGTTTCGATCTGTGAGGAACTATTGTTCAGGGGGGCGATTCAGTACAGCTTCGGGCCTTACTGGACAAGCATCTTGTTTGCGGTCATCCATATCCGGTATTTGCGGCATTGGATTCCGACAGGTTGGGTTTTTCTGAGCAGTTATGGTTTGGGTTACATATATGTGCAGACCGGCAGCCTGTGGGCACCGATCATTTGTCATTTTGTGATTGACCTCATATCCGGTTTGGCGCTACGTTTTCGGAGGTATGAAGCATGA
- a CDS encoding polysaccharide deacetylase family protein: MGTKTAAILLTACLLLSACTAAKPESAATSNNQNQATSETSDNTDKGQGTASSPTNSSEQAGSNHGNNLTAQTTPQTGKAVADSNEATNSTATVNKTYHLDKAYNVVPNQQGMEKKVVLLTFDDGPKEAVMINKIIDILDKHKAKAIFFVNGYRVKEHPELLKLIHDRGQLIGNHSWDHIVLKNKSEAEVKKQIESVQKIVKDTTGQTPVFFRPPHGAGGDVGRKVAKENRLLYMTWSVGSLDWTMKKSQPNKTDAILKNVTEQLHPGSNILMHELPWTAEALDSLLTRLEQKGYQFVDPQSIEVPAS, translated from the coding sequence ATGGGTACAAAAACAGCAGCCATTTTGTTGACCGCATGTCTGCTGCTAAGTGCTTGCACTGCGGCCAAGCCAGAATCGGCAGCCACAAGCAATAATCAGAACCAGGCAACGTCTGAAACCAGTGACAACACAGACAAAGGGCAGGGTACTGCTTCTTCCCCAACCAACAGCAGTGAGCAAGCAGGCAGTAATCATGGTAACAACTTAACAGCCCAAACAACGCCGCAAACTGGCAAGGCCGTCGCCGACAGCAACGAGGCTACAAATTCAACGGCTACCGTTAACAAAACGTATCATTTGGACAAGGCTTACAACGTGGTTCCTAACCAGCAAGGGATGGAGAAAAAGGTTGTTTTACTGACCTTTGACGACGGACCCAAGGAAGCGGTCATGATCAACAAAATCATTGATATACTGGACAAGCACAAGGCCAAAGCCATTTTCTTCGTAAACGGTTACCGCGTGAAGGAGCACCCTGAGCTGCTCAAGCTCATTCATGACCGCGGTCAGCTCATTGGTAACCATAGCTGGGATCACATTGTGCTAAAGAACAAATCCGAGGCCGAAGTGAAGAAGCAAATTGAATCGGTGCAAAAAATTGTTAAGGACACAACGGGTCAAACGCCGGTATTCTTCCGTCCTCCTCATGGTGCAGGTGGGGATGTCGGCCGCAAGGTCGCCAAGGAAAACAGGCTTTTATATATGACATGGTCCGTTGGTTCGCTCGATTGGACAATGAAAAAGAGTCAGCCGAATAAAACCGATGCAATTCTCAAGAATGTGACGGAGCAATTGCATCCAGGCAGCAATATTTTAATGCATGAGCTGCCATGGACCGCAGAAGCGTTGGATAGCCTGTTGACCCGTTTGGAGCAAAAGGGTTACCAATTTGTCGATCCACAAAGCATTGAGGTGCCTGCCAGCTAA
- the ypeB gene encoding germination protein YpeB translates to MYRRLSTVMFPIVTLIMIGAFVWGYRESQMRKEVSLQAKSMSIKAENQYQRAFHDLSFHMDQLHSQLGNAVAVHNTSHAMHRKCLMNVWRITSEAQNEVNQLPLNVMPFNHAKDLLSHLSAFSYQTAVRDLDHEPLNKKEISNLKTLYNNSKEISKNMHEVRQKVLSKNLRWTDVEMAPGSQTGPKDNTIMDGFKTVDKKVEGYKELDWGPSVASIYNKRSVKKLNLPVVDAGQIKRNAAKFTGKPESQIRVHENGKGTEWASYTATLYNKQKPVASMDFTKKGGKIISYHDMREVGPKKATRNETIRFASQYLEQKGYKGMKPVAYDERGNLASITFASLQGDVIIYPEKITVRSGLDNGQVIGFQSSDYVYEHSHLRRIPKPKLDVKAARAKLNPEFRETYHRKALIENELSKEVLCYEFGGKINGSVYRIYINADTGMEETIEQVKDSDEPASGSNV, encoded by the coding sequence ATGTATAGACGACTTAGTACCGTAATGTTTCCGATTGTTACCCTGATTATGATAGGAGCATTTGTGTGGGGTTATCGGGAAAGCCAGATGAGAAAAGAGGTGTCTCTTCAGGCGAAAAGCATGTCGATTAAAGCGGAAAATCAATATCAGCGTGCGTTTCATGATTTGTCGTTTCATATGGATCAACTGCATTCCCAACTTGGTAACGCGGTTGCTGTCCATAATACTTCACACGCGATGCATCGCAAATGTCTGATGAATGTGTGGAGAATTACAAGCGAGGCCCAAAATGAGGTCAACCAGTTGCCGCTTAATGTGATGCCTTTTAACCATGCCAAGGATCTGTTGTCACATCTATCTGCATTTTCGTATCAGACTGCCGTACGTGATCTGGACCACGAGCCTTTAAATAAGAAAGAAATATCAAATCTAAAAACGTTATATAACAATTCAAAAGAAATTTCGAAAAACATGCACGAAGTTCGGCAAAAAGTCCTTAGCAAAAACTTGCGATGGACGGATGTGGAAATGGCGCCAGGTTCACAAACGGGTCCAAAGGATAACACCATTATGGATGGCTTTAAAACCGTGGACAAAAAGGTGGAGGGCTATAAAGAGCTGGATTGGGGACCTTCTGTAGCCAGCATTTATAACAAGCGCTCTGTGAAAAAATTGAATCTCCCGGTCGTGGATGCGGGACAAATTAAGCGGAATGCTGCCAAGTTTACGGGAAAACCGGAAAGCCAGATTCGTGTACACGAAAACGGTAAAGGAACGGAGTGGGCGTCATATACGGCCACCTTGTATAACAAGCAGAAGCCTGTAGCATCCATGGATTTTACGAAAAAGGGCGGTAAGATCATTTCTTATCATGATATGAGAGAAGTCGGCCCTAAAAAAGCAACCCGCAATGAAACGATTCGCTTTGCAAGTCAATACCTTGAACAAAAGGGTTACAAAGGAATGAAGCCTGTTGCTTATGATGAAAGAGGAAATTTAGCTAGCATTACATTTGCAAGCCTACAAGGGGACGTGATTATCTACCCTGAAAAAATCACAGTTAGATCCGGTCTTGATAACGGGCAAGTGATCGGTTTTCAATCAAGTGACTACGTGTACGAGCACAGCCATCTCCGCCGTATTCCGAAGCCTAAGCTGGATGTGAAGGCAGCGCGTGCGAAACTGAATCCTGAGTTTCGTGAAACTTATCACCGGAAAGCACTGATTGAAAATGAACTATCCAAAGAGGTCCTGTGTTACGAATTTGGAGGGAAAATTAACGGTTCCGTTTACCGAATCTACATTAACGCTGATACGGGGATGGAAGAAACGATTGAGCAAGTTAAAGATTCGGACGAACCGGCTTCTGGAAGTAATGTTTAA